Proteins encoded by one window of Mycobacteriales bacterium:
- a CDS encoding DNA polymerase III subunit delta' yields the protein MNAYDGLIDQGSVIARLTEAVASAADELAGRLGASMTHAWLFTGPPGSGRSVAARAFATALQCPSSGCGDCHSCRTVQVGTHPDVDHVVPEGLHLSIRETREIVSRAARSPSLGRWQITVIEDADRMEDRTGNTLLRAIEEPPPRGVFLLCAPSPEDLLPTIRSRCRLISLRLPSVRAVTDHLVRREGVDRAIAQFAAQAAGGHVGRARWLARDEQGRARRRDVLAIPAAVATVPRCFAAAEALVAAADNEAAAATVERDASELSALEVAMGVGGSRRPRGSAGTFKDLEDAQRSRLTRSKRDALDRALTDLAGFYRDVLVLQLGRGSAPVPLTCADLGPALAATAAATTTEASLRRIEAILDARAAIEANVAPLLAVESMLLALHAS from the coding sequence ATGAACGCGTACGACGGGCTCATCGACCAGGGCTCAGTGATCGCCCGGCTGACCGAGGCCGTGGCGTCCGCGGCCGACGAACTTGCCGGGCGCCTCGGCGCGTCGATGACCCACGCCTGGCTCTTCACCGGACCGCCCGGATCCGGCCGATCGGTAGCCGCCCGGGCCTTCGCGACTGCGCTCCAATGCCCGTCCAGTGGCTGCGGAGACTGCCATTCCTGCCGCACCGTGCAGGTTGGGACGCACCCCGACGTCGATCACGTCGTGCCCGAAGGGCTGCACCTGTCGATCCGGGAAACCCGGGAGATCGTCTCGCGGGCCGCCAGAAGCCCCAGCCTGGGCCGGTGGCAGATCACCGTGATCGAGGACGCCGACCGCATGGAGGACCGGACCGGAAACACCCTGCTCCGGGCGATCGAGGAACCGCCCCCGCGGGGTGTCTTCCTGCTCTGCGCGCCCTCTCCGGAAGATCTCTTGCCCACGATCCGTTCCAGGTGCCGCCTGATCAGCCTGCGGCTCCCCTCGGTCCGTGCCGTAACCGACCATCTGGTCCGGCGCGAGGGTGTGGACCGAGCCATCGCGCAGTTCGCCGCGCAGGCTGCCGGTGGACACGTCGGCCGTGCACGCTGGCTGGCCCGCGACGAGCAGGGGCGGGCCCGCCGGCGCGATGTGCTGGCCATTCCGGCGGCAGTCGCAACCGTGCCCAGGTGCTTCGCCGCTGCGGAAGCTCTAGTCGCGGCGGCCGACAACGAGGCGGCTGCCGCGACGGTAGAGCGGGACGCCAGTGAGCTGTCGGCTCTGGAGGTCGCGATGGGTGTGGGTGGTTCGCGCCGGCCGAGGGGCAGTGCCGGCACATTCAAGGACCTCGAGGACGCGCAGCGCTCCCGGCTCACCCGAAGCAAGCGCGATGCGCTCGACCGGGCCCTGACCGACCTGGCGGGGTTCTACCGGGACGTGCTCGTCCTCCAGCTCGGCCGCGGGTCGGCGCCGGTCCCGTTGACCTGCGCGGATCTGGGGCCGGCGCTGGCCGCGACGGCAGCGGCCACCACCACGGAGGCCAGTCTGCGCCGGATCGAGGCGATTCTCGATGCCCGCGCGGCGATCGAGGCGAATGTGGCGCCGTTGCTCGCCGTTGAGTCCATGCTGCTGGCCCTGCACGCCAGCTGA
- a CDS encoding dihydrofolate reductase family protein: protein MRLTLHTFLTLDGVMQAPGGPNEDRDGQFEHGGWSFPYGDPDFGRAMTGWFANADAFLLGRRTYQIFSAHWPLVTDPEDPIASRLNSRPKFIASTTLGAVDWPGATLLDNDIVAEVADLKQQPGNELQVHGSGGLAQTLIEQDLIDEYRLLIFPVRLGSGKRLFREGARAAALRLTSTTTTSMGVIISTYQPAGSAQYGSYENSAS, encoded by the coding sequence ATGCGCTTGACGTTGCACACCTTCCTCACCCTGGACGGCGTCATGCAGGCGCCAGGCGGACCGAACGAGGACCGGGACGGTCAGTTCGAACACGGGGGTTGGTCGTTCCCGTACGGCGACCCGGACTTTGGCCGAGCCATGACCGGTTGGTTCGCCAACGCCGATGCGTTCCTCCTCGGCCGCAGGACCTACCAGATATTCAGCGCTCACTGGCCACTGGTAACCGACCCTGAGGACCCGATTGCGAGCAGGCTGAATTCGCGGCCGAAGTTCATCGCCTCGACGACCCTCGGAGCCGTCGACTGGCCCGGCGCCACGCTGCTCGACAACGACATCGTCGCCGAGGTCGCCGACCTCAAGCAGCAGCCCGGGAACGAGCTTCAGGTGCATGGCAGCGGAGGACTCGCGCAGACCCTGATCGAGCAGGATCTAATCGACGAGTACCGTCTCCTGATCTTCCCGGTCCGCCTCGGATCCGGCAAGAGACTCTTTCGGGAAGGCGCAAGAGCGGCGGCGCTCCGGCTGACATCCACCACGACGACGAGCATGGGCGTGATCATCAGCACATACCAGCCGGCCGGGAGCGCCCAGTACGGCTCGTACGAGAACAGCGCATCCTGA
- the tmk gene encoding dTMP kinase, protein MTSPDAIRRSDGDDVAIVQPPGLFTVLRIPAFRRLWINLSLSSLGDWLGLLATTALAYALVHGYSHQAYAVGGILIVRLLPALVIGPFAGAFVDRFDRRYTMVVADIVRFGLYASIPLVRTLSWLFIASFLTECFSLFWIPAKEASVPNLVPRDRLEAANQLSLISSYGSAAVAAGVFSLVSLLNSALAAGLPYLKAKTNSVDLALYFDAGTFLYSAYTVFRIPEISRARARVTPEGSEQVGMVRSISEGWRFIGSSRWLRGLTIGILGAVAAGAATIGLGRPFAADLGGGNAAYGTLFATVFLGLAIGMLSASRVVPGLGRRRLMGLVIISAGVALAVDAVMPNLLLAILMTFIVGFFAGITWVTAITLVGLEVSDDRRGRTFSFIYTVMRIDLLLVLATTPFIAGAIGPHRFHFVHVGLRVDGVVVTLLGAGVVCAVIGVACYRLMDDHPGVPLWSELLGAFVAPGRRHPRGVFVAFEGGDGAGKSTQVALLTDWLAEHGHPVVTTMEPGATTVGQQLRATLLDRRDQPMAPRTEALLYAADRAQHVDEVVAPALDRGAVVVTDRYVDSSLAYQGAGRTLAAGEVARLSRWATHGLVPDLTVVLDVSPQLGLARRRAPLDRIESEPTEFHDRVRARFLELARRRPHRYLVVDAGLPADEVASLVRARVEPLLPKPVTATAAEAARPAARADL, encoded by the coding sequence ATGACCAGCCCGGACGCCATCCGCCGATCCGACGGCGATGACGTGGCTATCGTCCAGCCTCCCGGCCTGTTCACGGTCTTACGCATACCGGCGTTCCGCCGGCTCTGGATCAACCTGTCCCTGTCCAGCCTCGGAGATTGGCTCGGCCTGCTCGCCACGACGGCGCTCGCCTACGCGCTCGTGCACGGCTACTCCCATCAGGCGTACGCCGTCGGCGGCATCCTCATCGTGCGCCTGCTCCCGGCGCTCGTCATCGGGCCTTTCGCCGGGGCGTTCGTCGACCGTTTCGATCGGCGTTACACGATGGTCGTCGCGGATATCGTGCGCTTCGGCCTCTACGCGTCGATCCCACTGGTGCGCACACTGTCGTGGCTGTTCATCGCATCCTTTCTCACCGAGTGCTTCAGCCTGTTCTGGATTCCCGCCAAGGAAGCGTCGGTCCCCAACCTGGTGCCCCGCGATCGGCTGGAAGCGGCCAACCAGCTCTCGCTTATCTCGTCGTACGGCTCGGCGGCGGTCGCGGCCGGAGTGTTCTCCCTCGTCTCTCTGCTGAACAGCGCCTTGGCGGCGGGTTTGCCTTATCTGAAGGCAAAAACCAATTCGGTGGATCTCGCCCTCTACTTCGATGCCGGGACGTTCCTGTACTCCGCATACACCGTGTTCCGGATCCCGGAAATCTCCCGGGCGCGAGCTCGCGTCACTCCCGAGGGCAGCGAGCAGGTCGGGATGGTCAGATCGATCTCCGAGGGCTGGCGCTTCATCGGCTCGTCCCGATGGTTACGCGGTCTTACCATCGGCATCCTCGGGGCGGTCGCCGCCGGAGCCGCGACGATCGGTTTGGGGAGACCGTTCGCTGCTGACCTGGGCGGCGGCAACGCCGCCTATGGAACCTTGTTCGCAACCGTCTTCCTCGGCCTCGCTATCGGCATGCTCAGCGCGAGTCGGGTCGTCCCGGGCCTGGGGCGTCGACGGCTCATGGGCTTAGTGATCATCAGCGCCGGGGTCGCGCTCGCGGTCGACGCGGTGATGCCGAACCTCCTGCTGGCCATCCTCATGACGTTCATCGTCGGCTTCTTCGCGGGGATCACTTGGGTGACGGCGATCACCCTGGTGGGGCTCGAGGTGTCCGACGATCGCCGCGGCCGGACGTTCTCGTTCATCTACACGGTCATGCGGATCGACCTGCTCCTTGTCCTGGCCACCACACCGTTCATCGCCGGAGCCATCGGCCCGCATCGCTTCCACTTCGTCCACGTGGGACTGCGCGTCGACGGGGTCGTCGTGACGCTGCTCGGGGCCGGGGTCGTCTGCGCCGTGATCGGCGTCGCCTGCTACCGGCTGATGGACGATCATCCTGGCGTCCCGCTGTGGTCGGAGCTGCTCGGAGCGTTCGTCGCACCCGGGCGCCGGCACCCCCGCGGTGTTTTCGTCGCCTTCGAAGGCGGGGACGGGGCGGGTAAGTCCACGCAGGTGGCGCTGCTCACTGACTGGCTTGCCGAGCACGGCCATCCAGTGGTAACCACTATGGAGCCGGGAGCCACGACCGTCGGGCAGCAGTTGCGGGCCACATTGCTGGACCGGCGCGATCAGCCGATGGCCCCGCGAACCGAGGCCCTGCTCTATGCCGCCGATCGGGCCCAGCATGTCGACGAGGTAGTTGCCCCGGCGCTAGACCGAGGCGCGGTTGTCGTCACCGACCGTTACGTTGATTCTTCGCTGGCCTACCAGGGGGCCGGCCGGACCCTGGCCGCCGGCGAGGTAGCCCGACTCTCCCGATGGGCCACCCATGGTCTGGTTCCGGACCTTACGGTCGTCCTCGACGTCTCGCCGCAGCTCGGCCTGGCGCGCAGGCGAGCCCCCCTGGACCGCATCGAGTCGGAGCCGACGGAGTTTCACGACCGGGTACGGGCGCGCTTCCTTGAACTCGCCCGCCGCCGACCCCACCGTTACCTAGTCGTGGACGCGGGGCTGCCCGCCGACGAAGTCGCCAGCCTGGTCCGCGCCCGAGTCGAGCCATTGCTCCCCAAGCCGGTGACGGCGACCGCGGCGGAGGCAGCCAGGCCCGCCGCAAGGGCGGACCTATGA
- a CDS encoding alpha/beta hydrolase gives MRVPLDYRQPGGQTITVAAVRLRARDTAGRIGSLLVNPGGPGASGVQFVLDAAQSFPAAIRDRFDIVGFDPRGVGQSTPVRCLSPHALDEEVAADPVPDAPGELSNLVTLAKLFAGGCEHESGALLAHVSTLDEARDMDVLRAAVGDAKLTYLGFSYGTYLGAKYVQLFPSHIRALVLDGALDPSLTVDQLNEVQAEGFQTDLDDFLAFCVQGANCPLGSSVSAAMAELNRLTRAVDDHPLPGGGGRTAGAGEFFSGLAFTLYDPTYGWPALERALAAAERGNGAPILALSDAFVGRNPNGTYTNELESNTAINCVDRPSPTDLTTYERAAARNERIAPYFGAAIEWGGLACAYWPVPPAETPHAISPGGAPPILVVGTTRDPATPYQWAQALARQLRTTLLSYNSDGHTAYLRSGCIDGYVDAYLIARQLPRPGTVCS, from the coding sequence TTGCGCGTTCCGCTCGATTACCGCCAGCCCGGTGGCCAGACGATCACGGTGGCCGCGGTTCGGTTGCGCGCACGCGACACTGCGGGTCGGATCGGGTCGTTACTCGTCAACCCCGGGGGCCCCGGTGCCTCAGGTGTCCAGTTCGTGCTCGACGCGGCACAGAGCTTTCCGGCCGCTATCCGGGACCGTTTCGACATCGTTGGCTTCGACCCCCGTGGGGTCGGCCAGTCCACTCCCGTACGCTGCCTGTCCCCGCACGCGCTGGACGAGGAGGTCGCGGCCGATCCGGTTCCGGATGCACCTGGCGAGTTGTCGAACCTCGTGACCCTGGCGAAGCTGTTCGCCGGTGGTTGTGAGCACGAAAGTGGAGCACTGCTCGCCCACGTGAGCACGCTCGACGAGGCCCGCGACATGGACGTGCTCCGAGCGGCGGTGGGCGATGCCAAGCTCACCTACCTGGGGTTCTCCTACGGGACCTATCTGGGTGCCAAATATGTGCAGCTCTTCCCCAGCCACATCCGGGCGCTCGTTCTCGACGGAGCACTCGACCCGTCCCTTACCGTCGACCAGCTCAACGAGGTTCAGGCCGAGGGGTTCCAGACGGATCTCGACGACTTTCTCGCGTTCTGTGTGCAAGGGGCGAACTGTCCCCTGGGCTCGAGCGTGTCCGCCGCAATGGCGGAGCTCAACCGCCTGACCCGTGCGGTGGACGATCATCCGCTGCCCGGGGGTGGCGGCCGGACCGCAGGCGCCGGTGAGTTCTTCAGCGGCCTCGCGTTCACTCTTTACGACCCCACCTACGGATGGCCCGCGCTCGAGCGAGCGCTCGCGGCTGCGGAGCGGGGGAACGGCGCGCCGATCCTCGCACTGTCTGATGCCTTTGTCGGACGCAACCCGAATGGCACCTACACCAACGAACTCGAATCGAACACCGCGATCAACTGCGTCGATCGACCGTCACCGACCGACCTGACGACCTACGAGCGGGCGGCGGCTAGGAACGAGCGGATCGCTCCGTACTTTGGCGCCGCCATCGAGTGGGGTGGCCTCGCCTGCGCCTACTGGCCGGTGCCACCAGCAGAGACGCCGCACGCGATCTCGCCCGGTGGCGCTCCGCCGATCCTGGTCGTCGGGACCACCCGCGATCCGGCGACGCCCTACCAGTGGGCCCAGGCGTTGGCCCGGCAACTGCGCACGACACTGTTGAGCTACAACAGCGACGGGCACACGGCCTACCTACGCAGCGGCTGCATCGACGGCTATGTCGACGCATATCTCATCGCGCGGCAGTTGCCCCGTCCGGGCACCGTGTGCTCCTGA
- a CDS encoding class II aldolase/adducin family protein, translating into MLDSERARLADAGRELAAERLVLGTAGNLSARVGGHLLVSPTGVRLGDLRAEDVAIVNLSGQVLDGPRPPTSELAMHLALYERADVAAVVHTHAPLGVAVSCVVDELPCLHYQMLTFGGPVRVAPYATFGSAALAESVRGAMHERTAALMANHGSVTVGRDLRTALERTVLLEWACAVYCRASALGQPRSLGPDEIAAVAAAAKELDYPGLLGD; encoded by the coding sequence ATGCTCGACTCCGAGCGCGCTCGCCTCGCCGATGCCGGCCGCGAACTGGCCGCCGAGCGGCTCGTCCTGGGCACGGCCGGCAACCTCAGCGCCCGGGTTGGAGGTCACCTGCTGGTGAGCCCGACCGGCGTCCGACTCGGCGACCTTAGGGCCGAAGACGTGGCCATCGTCAACCTCTCCGGACAGGTCCTGGACGGGCCTCGGCCGCCGACGTCCGAACTCGCCATGCACCTGGCGCTGTACGAGCGAGCGGACGTCGCCGCGGTTGTGCACACACATGCCCCGCTGGGAGTCGCCGTTTCGTGTGTCGTCGACGAGCTGCCCTGCCTGCACTACCAGATGCTGACGTTCGGTGGCCCGGTCCGGGTCGCCCCATACGCGACTTTCGGCAGCGCTGCGCTCGCCGAATCGGTGCGCGGCGCTATGCACGAACGCACCGCCGCGCTGATGGCCAACCACGGATCGGTCACCGTCGGACGCGACCTGCGGACGGCTCTCGAGCGGACGGTCCTCCTGGAATGGGCGTGCGCGGTCTACTGCCGCGCCTCGGCTCTCGGCCAGCCCAGATCACTGGGCCCGGACGAAATCGCGGCGGTCGCCGCTGCGGCCAAGGAGCTCGATTACCCCGGGCTGCTCGGGGACTAG
- a CDS encoding peptidoglycan-binding protein, translating to MASSIGQASGMRVLGVALTAAALVPTAALTAAAQAGPVPARSVTTICASLSLGAVGPAVATIQKAVLVAADGDYGPMTRRAVERFQRAHRLAVTGVVDGATWHALPLGTATAACGQPAAGTGVGATCATLTEGDVGPAVAVLQRAIGTTPDGGFGPLTRAALVATQRRLHQPVTGTVGPLTWFGLRLAHTPACAVTGTLVKPTSAQVQSPGAHAAPKDGPAQAAVRSEVIRLTSGLAKASGTSTDPIAAAAMRFALAQRGHPYQWGGTGPKGYDCSGLVYASYRSVGLAVPRVAGAQYGAGVAVPLNRLQAGDLVFYASDLVQPTTIYHVALYVGHDTIVNAPYTGQVVREEPLWLDGLLPTAFRPAPLLKLPIRQGEQGTTVEQLQVGLRAHGFRLSVDGSDGPQTVAAVRAFQQRAHLGVTGVADAATWIALI from the coding sequence GTGGCTAGCTCGATCGGGCAGGCGTCGGGCATGCGTGTGCTCGGCGTGGCGCTCACCGCCGCCGCCCTGGTGCCGACTGCCGCATTGACCGCAGCAGCCCAGGCCGGCCCGGTTCCCGCCCGGTCGGTCACCACCATCTGCGCGAGTCTTTCCTTGGGGGCCGTCGGTCCGGCGGTGGCCACCATCCAGAAGGCGGTTCTGGTTGCTGCCGACGGAGACTACGGCCCGATGACTCGCCGTGCCGTCGAGCGTTTTCAACGGGCTCATCGGCTGGCGGTGACCGGCGTCGTGGATGGTGCGACGTGGCATGCCTTGCCGCTTGGTACGGCCACGGCCGCCTGCGGCCAGCCAGCGGCTGGCACCGGTGTCGGCGCCACCTGCGCCACGCTCACCGAAGGTGATGTCGGGCCGGCGGTGGCTGTCCTCCAGCGCGCCATCGGTACCACCCCCGACGGCGGGTTCGGACCTTTGACCCGAGCCGCCCTCGTCGCGACCCAACGCCGCCTCCACCAGCCCGTCACCGGAACGGTCGGCCCGTTGACCTGGTTCGGCCTCAGGCTGGCGCACACCCCGGCCTGCGCGGTGACCGGAACTTTGGTCAAGCCGACGTCGGCTCAGGTGCAATCGCCCGGTGCCCACGCCGCCCCAAAGGACGGCCCCGCTCAGGCCGCGGTGCGCTCCGAGGTAATCCGGCTCACGAGCGGTCTCGCCAAGGCGTCGGGGACGAGCACCGACCCGATCGCCGCCGCCGCGATGCGCTTCGCCCTGGCCCAACGTGGCCACCCCTACCAGTGGGGCGGTACGGGACCGAAGGGCTATGACTGCTCCGGCCTGGTGTATGCCTCCTACCGGTCGGTCGGGCTCGCGGTCCCCCGAGTAGCCGGTGCACAGTACGGCGCCGGTGTCGCGGTGCCGCTGAATCGGCTACAGGCCGGTGACCTCGTCTTCTATGCGAGCGATCTCGTGCAACCGACGACCATTTACCACGTTGCGCTCTACGTCGGCCACGACACCATCGTCAATGCCCCCTACACCGGCCAGGTTGTCCGTGAGGAGCCGCTCTGGCTGGACGGGTTGCTCCCGACGGCCTTCCGCCCGGCCCCGCTGCTCAAGCTTCCGATCCGGCAGGGCGAGCAGGGAACGACAGTCGAGCAACTCCAGGTTGGTCTGCGGGCGCACGGCTTCCGGTTGTCCGTCGACGGCTCCGACGGCCCCCAGACGGTGGCCGCGGTGCGTGCATTCCAGCAGCGTGCCCACCTCGGTGTCACCGGTGTTGCCGACGCGGCGACCTGGATTGCTCTGATCTGA
- a CDS encoding DCC1-like thiol-disulfide oxidoreductase family protein yields MTFGLEHPMLLYDGDCAFCTASARRISARWRGPATAVAWQRLGGEGLARLGLTVSDVEQAAWWVQPDGSRSAGHLAIAHALIASGGWRAAIGRLLGAKKLRWAFAPAYRAVARHRHRLPGATEACRRDG; encoded by the coding sequence GTGACCTTCGGACTGGAACATCCAATGCTGCTTTACGACGGAGACTGCGCCTTTTGCACCGCGAGTGCCCGCCGGATCTCCGCCCGTTGGCGCGGGCCGGCCACGGCGGTGGCCTGGCAGCGGCTTGGCGGGGAGGGGCTGGCCCGCCTGGGGCTGACGGTGAGCGACGTGGAGCAAGCGGCCTGGTGGGTCCAGCCCGACGGATCGCGGAGTGCCGGCCATCTGGCGATCGCGCACGCGCTCATCGCCAGCGGCGGCTGGCGAGCCGCCATCGGCAGGCTCCTGGGCGCGAAGAAACTGCGCTGGGCGTTCGCTCCGGCCTATCGCGCGGTTGCCCGGCACAGACACCGCCTACCGGGCGCTACCGAAGCTTGTCGCCGGGACGGGTAA
- the ricT gene encoding regulatory iron-sulfur-containing complex subunit RicT: protein MSFERHGRLYYLDPGRHAPRVGDKVLVPTEDGPEVAECVWAPQWVDEQVGGLPQLGGLASQADLERDERNRRRRAEARVLVKRLVRESGAPMKIVGVDFVDVRDRDPARPPGWSGDRFTIYFSAPHRVDFRELVRSLSRSLGAKVILRQLGARDEARVQGGIGPCGRDLCCSTFLKDFEPVSVRMAKDQDLPVNPLKISGACGRLMCCLKYEHPLYQKFKAEAPALGTAVDTPEGAGRVVGYNVPAEQVVVRLSDSGARCACPKASVCGSRQDYETSRRDGTVRAEEEQTSADA from the coding sequence GTGAGCTTCGAGCGCCATGGACGGCTCTACTACCTGGACCCGGGGCGACACGCTCCACGGGTGGGAGACAAAGTCCTGGTGCCGACCGAAGACGGGCCGGAAGTCGCCGAGTGTGTCTGGGCGCCACAGTGGGTTGACGAGCAGGTCGGTGGGCTACCCCAGCTGGGCGGACTGGCCAGCCAGGCCGACCTGGAGCGAGACGAGCGCAACCGCCGACGTCGCGCGGAAGCCCGGGTACTGGTCAAGCGCCTCGTCCGCGAGTCGGGTGCGCCCATGAAGATCGTCGGCGTGGACTTCGTCGACGTGCGCGACCGCGATCCCGCTCGGCCGCCCGGATGGTCGGGAGACCGGTTCACGATCTACTTTTCCGCGCCTCACCGGGTCGACTTCCGGGAGCTGGTACGTAGCCTGTCCCGGAGTCTCGGGGCCAAGGTCATCCTGCGCCAACTGGGTGCTCGCGACGAGGCGCGAGTGCAGGGCGGCATCGGACCCTGCGGGCGCGATCTGTGCTGTTCGACGTTTCTCAAAGACTTCGAGCCGGTCTCGGTCCGGATGGCGAAAGACCAGGATCTTCCGGTGAATCCGCTCAAGATCTCCGGCGCGTGCGGTCGCTTGATGTGCTGTCTTAAGTACGAGCACCCGCTGTATCAGAAGTTCAAGGCCGAAGCTCCCGCACTGGGCACTGCCGTCGATACCCCGGAGGGGGCGGGCCGGGTCGTCGGCTACAACGTTCCGGCCGAACAGGTCGTCGTCCGGCTGTCCGACTCCGGGGCCCGGTGCGCCTGCCCGAAAGCTAGTGTTTGCGGCTCCCGGCAGGATTACGAGACCTCTCGCCGGGATGGAACCGTACGCGCGGAAGAGGAGCAGACATCCGCAGACGCCTAG
- a CDS encoding adenylate/guanylate cyclase domain-containing protein produces the protein MEEQPERPFRPLSRRLAGGRHVVGTVHTAMAGRLVDFLRRTDPGLLAGMTDVGLLRRDWVDEPGSGPMTSATPFEVLERSLARLVERRPSTLAALGLSAVEVLSASSDAERDPAASTSRLAVMFTDIEGFSRFTATEGDEAAARLLVEHYRSAGPIVRSRGGRVVKRLGDGLLMTFPEASASVLAGVELVAARPGSLRVRAGAHHGDVVVQRNDVVGHVVNVAARVTELAHAGQVLVTGDLRDAVADDLKQVEFGRPRLRRFAGVGDRVPVCSVRPRLV, from the coding sequence GTGGAGGAACAACCCGAGCGGCCCTTCCGCCCGCTCTCCAGGCGACTCGCCGGTGGCCGTCATGTGGTCGGAACGGTGCACACGGCCATGGCTGGGCGATTGGTGGACTTCCTCCGCCGCACCGACCCGGGATTGCTCGCCGGGATGACGGATGTGGGCTTGCTCCGAAGGGACTGGGTCGACGAGCCGGGCAGTGGCCCGATGACGAGCGCGACGCCATTCGAAGTCCTGGAGCGGTCACTTGCGCGGCTGGTCGAGCGGCGGCCGTCCACCCTTGCCGCTCTCGGGCTGTCCGCCGTGGAGGTGCTGTCCGCTTCGTCGGACGCGGAGCGGGATCCGGCCGCGTCGACGAGTCGGCTGGCGGTGATGTTTACCGACATCGAAGGGTTCAGCAGATTCACCGCCACTGAAGGCGATGAGGCGGCGGCCCGGCTCCTCGTCGAGCACTATCGAAGCGCCGGACCCATTGTCCGCAGCCGGGGCGGGCGGGTCGTGAAGCGCCTCGGCGACGGTCTGCTCATGACGTTCCCGGAAGCTTCCGCGTCGGTGCTCGCCGGCGTGGAGTTGGTGGCGGCACGTCCGGGGTCGTTGCGCGTGCGCGCCGGTGCGCACCACGGGGACGTGGTTGTGCAGCGCAACGACGTGGTGGGGCATGTGGTCAACGTCGCGGCCCGGGTCACCGAGCTAGCGCATGCGGGACAGGTGCTGGTGACGGGCGATCTGCGCGACGCGGTCGCGGACGACCTGAAACAGGTGGAGTTCGGCCGGCCGCGCTTGCGGAGATTCGCTGGCGTCGGCGACCGCGTGCCGGTGTGCAGCGTTCGACCTCGCCTCGTTTGA